Proteins co-encoded in one Rhodococcus sp. PAMC28707 genomic window:
- a CDS encoding lysophospholipid acyltransferase family protein, translating into MWYWIFKYVLIGPVLRVLGRPRIEGGHNLPSTGPVILAGNHLTVVDSFFLVLVVPRRIKFVAKSEYFSGHGIKGRLIRWFYTSAGQVPIDRSGSGAGEPALEAARKILSDNGIWAIYPEGTRSPDGRLYKGKTGMARVALELGAPVIPVVMFGTEKFNPVGTRRWHPSKIVVKFGEPLDFSRYSEHATHRAVVRSATDEVMYSLMKMSGQEYVDIYAAAAKAT; encoded by the coding sequence GTGTGGTATTGGATCTTCAAGTACGTTCTGATCGGGCCGGTATTGAGGGTCCTCGGGCGACCTCGGATCGAGGGCGGCCACAACCTACCTTCCACTGGTCCGGTGATTCTGGCCGGGAATCACCTCACCGTGGTGGATTCGTTCTTTCTGGTTCTCGTTGTGCCTCGTCGGATCAAATTCGTTGCCAAGAGTGAATACTTCTCGGGTCACGGGATCAAGGGTCGCCTCATTCGCTGGTTCTACACCAGCGCCGGACAGGTTCCCATCGATCGGTCGGGGAGTGGTGCGGGAGAGCCTGCACTCGAAGCCGCGCGGAAGATATTGTCCGACAACGGCATCTGGGCCATCTATCCCGAGGGGACCCGCTCGCCGGACGGCCGGCTGTACAAGGGCAAGACTGGAATGGCGCGGGTTGCCCTCGAGCTCGGTGCGCCCGTGATTCCTGTCGTGATGTTCGGAACCGAGAAGTTCAATCCGGTCGGAACAAGGCGCTGGCACCCATCCAAGATTGTCGTGAAGTTCGGCGAACCGTTGGATTTCTCGCGGTACAGCGAGCATGCAACACATCGAGCGGTAGTTCGATCCGCGACAGACGAGGTTATGTACTCGCTCATGAAAATGTCCGGCCAGGAGTACGTGGACATCTACGCTGCCGCCGCGAAGGCGACCTGA
- a CDS encoding NADH-quinone oxidoreductase subunit J produces the protein MTTSTAEAVQFWLLGGLAVLGALAMVCASKAVYSALFLAVTMIILAIFYIAQGALFLGVVQIVVYTGAVMMLFLFVLMLVGVDSADSLVETLTGQRPAAIAAGIGFGLVLIGAIGNASVESGRPDFVGLDEANSGGNVEGLAELIFIRYLWAFELTGALLIIATVGAMVLAHREHFHPRKGQRALSEQRFRDGTQLTPMPSPGVYARHNAVDWPARLPDGSPSELSINPMHRGHRGETP, from the coding sequence GTGACCACATCGACCGCCGAAGCGGTCCAATTCTGGCTGCTCGGTGGGCTGGCCGTCCTCGGGGCACTCGCGATGGTGTGCGCCTCCAAGGCAGTGTATTCGGCTCTCTTTCTGGCCGTGACGATGATCATCCTCGCCATCTTCTATATCGCTCAAGGTGCGCTCTTCCTCGGCGTCGTCCAGATAGTCGTCTACACCGGTGCCGTCATGATGCTGTTCTTGTTCGTCCTGATGCTCGTGGGTGTCGATTCCGCAGACTCGTTGGTCGAAACACTGACAGGGCAGCGCCCTGCCGCCATCGCTGCAGGAATCGGGTTCGGCCTCGTACTGATCGGCGCTATCGGCAACGCATCGGTGGAGTCGGGCCGACCGGATTTTGTCGGACTCGACGAAGCCAATTCGGGTGGCAATGTCGAGGGTCTGGCCGAGCTCATCTTCATCCGCTACCTCTGGGCTTTCGAATTGACGGGCGCACTACTGATCATCGCGACGGTCGGTGCGATGGTGCTGGCCCATCGAGAACACTTCCACCCGCGCAAAGGTCAACGGGCATTGTCCGAGCAGCGATTCCGCGACGGCACACAGCTCACCCCCATGCCCAGCCCCGGCGTGTATGCCAGGCACAATGCCGTCGATTGGCCGGCTCGGTTGCCGGACGGATCGCCGTCGGAGCTCTCGATCAACCCGATGCACCGTGGACACCGAGGTGAGACGCCATGA
- the nuoH gene encoding NADH-quinone oxidoreductase subunit NuoH, with the protein MIPGIGLDPWWLVIAKALAIFVFLILTPLMAILIERKVMARMQMRVGPNRVGPGGILQSLADGVKLALKEGIVPKGVDKPIYLLAPVIAAVPAFMAFAVIPFGPEVSIFGRQTPLQLTDLPVGVLYILAVTSVGVYGIVLAGWSSGSTYPLLGGIRSTAQVISYEIAMGLSFTAVFLHAGTMSTSGIVAAQSNTWYIFLLFPSFLIYLTSMVGETNRAPFDLPEAEGELVGGFHTEYSSLNFAMFMLAEYVNMVTVSALATTLFLGGWHAPFPLNLWDGANSGWWPVLWFTLKVWGFLFLFIWLRATLPRLRYDQFMNLGWKVLIPVSLVWIMLVATVRALRIEGYGTWTVALFVAGAVVAALAVAGLVLRRRRKPPPSPEATAPSPFDPMAGGFPVPPMPGQHLPTDEKERSDA; encoded by the coding sequence GTGATTCCCGGAATCGGGCTCGACCCCTGGTGGCTCGTGATCGCCAAAGCGTTGGCCATCTTCGTCTTCCTCATCCTGACGCCGTTGATGGCAATTCTCATCGAGCGGAAGGTGATGGCGCGCATGCAGATGCGCGTCGGACCGAACAGGGTAGGACCAGGCGGCATACTGCAAAGCTTGGCCGACGGGGTGAAGTTGGCACTCAAGGAAGGGATCGTCCCCAAGGGCGTCGACAAACCGATCTACCTGCTGGCTCCGGTCATTGCCGCCGTCCCGGCATTCATGGCTTTCGCGGTCATTCCGTTCGGCCCCGAAGTCTCGATATTCGGCCGGCAAACGCCGCTTCAGCTAACCGACCTACCCGTCGGGGTGCTGTACATCCTGGCCGTCACATCGGTGGGTGTGTACGGAATCGTGCTGGCCGGATGGTCATCCGGCTCCACATACCCTCTCCTCGGCGGAATCCGGTCCACCGCGCAGGTCATTTCGTACGAGATTGCGATGGGGTTGTCCTTTACCGCCGTATTCCTCCATGCGGGCACCATGTCGACGTCGGGAATCGTTGCAGCACAATCGAATACGTGGTACATATTCCTACTGTTCCCATCGTTTCTCATCTATTTGACATCGATGGTCGGCGAAACCAACCGCGCCCCTTTCGACCTCCCCGAGGCCGAAGGTGAACTGGTGGGCGGCTTCCACACCGAATACTCCTCGCTCAACTTCGCGATGTTCATGCTCGCCGAATACGTCAACATGGTCACTGTGTCGGCTCTCGCAACGACCCTGTTCCTCGGCGGTTGGCATGCGCCCTTCCCCCTGAACCTGTGGGACGGCGCGAATTCCGGTTGGTGGCCCGTGCTGTGGTTCACCCTCAAAGTGTGGGGATTCCTGTTCCTCTTCATCTGGCTCCGCGCAACACTTCCGCGACTTCGATACGACCAATTCATGAATCTCGGCTGGAAGGTCCTGATTCCGGTGTCCTTGGTATGGATCATGCTCGTCGCGACGGTCCGAGCTCTGCGGATCGAAGGGTACGGAACGTGGACGGTCGCACTGTTCGTTGCAGGCGCAGTAGTTGCCGCTCTCGCCGTCGCCGGTCTGGTGCTCCGCCGCCGACGCAAGCCACCACCGTCGCCCGAGGCCACGGCTCCCTCACCGTTCGATCCGATGGCCGGCGGCTTCCCGGTACCACCGATGCCCGGACAGCATCTTCCGACCGATGAGAAGGAGCGAAGCGATGCCTGA
- the nuoK gene encoding NADH-quinone oxidoreductase subunit NuoK, with protein sequence MNPENYLYLAVLLFTIGAAGVLLRRNAIVVFMCVELMLNAANLAFVTFARMHGNLDGQVFAFFTMVVAAAEVVVGLAIIMTIFRTRRSASVDDANLLKY encoded by the coding sequence ATGAATCCGGAGAACTACCTGTACCTCGCCGTGTTGCTCTTCACGATCGGCGCTGCGGGAGTCCTGCTTCGGCGCAACGCAATCGTGGTATTCATGTGTGTCGAGTTGATGCTCAACGCTGCCAATCTCGCGTTCGTGACCTTCGCTCGCATGCACGGCAATCTCGACGGTCAGGTGTTCGCGTTCTTCACCATGGTCGTTGCCGCTGCCGAAGTCGTCGTGGGGCTCGCGATCATCATGACAATTTTTCGTACTCGCCGATCTGCCTCTGTCGACGACGCGAATCTGCTGAAGTACTGA
- the nuoN gene encoding NADH-quinone oxidoreductase subunit NuoN: MTGDAVVVAPSIEYSQLAPMLIIFGVAVLGVLVEAFIPRSARYPAHIALAIGGIGAALAAVVALALSLDGSDSSGSLAMMGSVVIDRPALFLQGTLLLIAIPSVLLIAERRVEPSLDTAAENAPPRADSFAPQASTVPGSLAERQATHAGVAQTEVFPLTMFALGGMLLFPASNDLLTMFVALEVLSLPLYLLCGLARRRRLLSQEAALKYFLLGAFSSAFFLFGSALLYGYAGSVTLGDIGDAVSAGTGNDALAVLGTALVGVGLLFKIGAIPFHSWIPDVYQGAPTPITAFMAAATKVAAFGAMTRVFYVALPDLRSEWRPALWAVAIATMLIGAILAVTQTDIKRMLAYSSITHAGFILTGLIAVDAAGLSSTLFYLFVYGFSTVAAFAVVTVVRDESGEVGDISRWAGLGKQSPLLAGAFALLLLAFAGIPLTSGFFGKFAVFQAAAQGGAAPLVVVGVVSSAIAAVFYIRVIVLMFFSEPDSIDSSRATVVTPSVATTLTIGIGVGATVVFGILPGPLLDLADRAAVFLR, translated from the coding sequence ATGACCGGCGACGCAGTTGTGGTGGCCCCGAGTATCGAATACAGCCAGTTGGCGCCGATGCTCATCATCTTCGGTGTCGCGGTTCTCGGAGTTCTCGTAGAAGCATTTATTCCCAGGTCCGCCCGGTATCCGGCACATATCGCGCTCGCTATCGGTGGCATCGGCGCGGCTCTGGCAGCGGTTGTCGCGCTTGCGTTGTCCTTGGACGGAAGCGATTCCTCCGGCAGCCTTGCCATGATGGGTTCGGTAGTCATCGACCGACCGGCATTGTTCTTGCAGGGAACCCTGCTGTTGATCGCGATCCCTTCGGTATTACTGATCGCCGAGCGAAGGGTCGAACCGAGCCTGGACACCGCGGCTGAGAATGCGCCACCTCGTGCGGATTCGTTTGCGCCACAAGCCTCGACTGTTCCGGGATCCCTTGCCGAGCGGCAAGCAACGCACGCCGGCGTCGCCCAGACCGAGGTGTTCCCGCTGACGATGTTCGCGTTGGGGGGCATGCTGCTGTTTCCAGCTTCGAACGATCTCTTGACCATGTTCGTTGCCCTCGAGGTCCTGTCGCTTCCGCTATATCTTCTCTGCGGTCTCGCGCGGCGAAGGCGTTTACTGTCACAGGAAGCGGCATTGAAGTATTTTCTTCTCGGCGCATTCTCTTCGGCCTTCTTCCTGTTCGGATCGGCGTTGCTGTACGGATACGCCGGTTCCGTCACGCTCGGTGATATCGGTGATGCTGTATCCGCAGGCACCGGGAACGACGCCCTGGCGGTACTCGGTACTGCACTGGTGGGGGTCGGTCTCCTGTTCAAGATCGGTGCAATCCCTTTTCATTCGTGGATCCCCGATGTCTATCAGGGCGCCCCAACGCCGATCACGGCATTCATGGCGGCAGCTACGAAGGTCGCCGCGTTCGGCGCTATGACGAGGGTCTTCTACGTCGCGCTACCGGATCTCCGTTCCGAATGGCGGCCCGCGCTATGGGCTGTGGCAATTGCAACGATGCTGATCGGTGCCATCCTGGCCGTGACCCAAACGGACATCAAACGCATGCTTGCTTACTCGTCGATCACGCACGCCGGCTTCATCCTGACCGGACTCATCGCCGTCGACGCCGCCGGATTGTCCTCGACATTGTTCTACCTGTTCGTCTACGGATTCAGTACCGTCGCGGCATTTGCAGTGGTCACCGTTGTCCGGGACGAGTCCGGTGAGGTCGGCGACATCTCACGCTGGGCGGGCTTGGGCAAACAGTCACCGTTGCTCGCTGGGGCCTTTGCACTGTTGTTACTTGCATTCGCTGGAATTCCCTTGACCAGTGGATTTTTCGGAAAATTCGCTGTCTTTCAGGCAGCTGCGCAGGGTGGAGCAGCGCCACTCGTCGTGGTCGGTGTCGTGAGCAGCGCCATTGCTGCGGTGTTCTATATCCGGGTGATCGTGCTCATGTTCTTCTCCGAGCCGGATTCCATCGATAGCAGCCGAGCGACGGTAGTGACTCCGAGTGTTGCTACAACCTTGACGATCGGAATCGGTGTGGGCGCCACCGTCGTCTTCGGTATTCTTCCCGGCCCGCTACTCGACCTGGCAGACCGAGCAGCGGTCTTCCTGAGATAG
- the nuoI gene encoding NADH-quinone oxidoreductase subunit NuoI: MPEFLGPVAGFGVTFATMFKKPVTEFYPEEKVPTARRYHGRHQLNRYADGLEKCIGCELCAWACPADAIYVEGADNTEEERFSPGERYGQVYQINYLRCIGCGLCIEACPTRALTMTNEYELADDNRADLIYEKDRLLAPLEPGMEPAPHPMAENATAADYYRGTIQ; the protein is encoded by the coding sequence ATGCCTGAATTTCTAGGCCCCGTAGCCGGATTCGGCGTGACGTTTGCGACGATGTTCAAAAAGCCGGTCACCGAGTTCTACCCGGAGGAGAAGGTTCCGACCGCGCGCCGCTACCACGGTCGGCATCAACTCAATCGGTACGCCGACGGGCTCGAGAAGTGCATCGGTTGCGAACTGTGTGCCTGGGCGTGCCCGGCCGATGCGATATACGTCGAAGGCGCCGACAACACCGAGGAAGAACGATTCTCTCCTGGTGAGAGGTACGGCCAGGTGTATCAAATCAACTATCTGCGCTGCATCGGATGCGGGTTGTGCATCGAAGCGTGTCCGACAAGGGCATTGACGATGACCAACGAATACGAACTCGCGGACGACAACAGAGCGGATCTGATCTACGAGAAGGATCGCCTGTTGGCACCGTTGGAACCTGGAATGGAGCCGGCCCCTCACCCCATGGCCGAAAATGCCACGGCCGCGGACTACTACCGCGGCACGATCCAGTGA
- the nuoL gene encoding NADH-quinone oxidoreductase subunit L, with protein MWLLPTLPLLGAAILLLCGRRGDRWGHIFGAAVASASFVVAVILFVEMLGRTAGDRAVSQTLFRWIPVADLQVDFGLQLDQLSMCFVLLITGVGSLIHIYAIGYMREDPDRRRFFAYLNLFLAAMLLLVLADNFLGLYVGWEGVGLASYLLIGFWQYKPSAAAAAKKAFVVNRVGDIGLMIALMIMFSTFGGVSFSEVLTGTDAVSESTLTALGLVLLLAACGKSAQVPLQSWLGDAMEGPTPVSALIHAATMVTAGVYLIIRSGPIFTAAPTAQAAVVIVGAVTLVFGAIIGCAKDDIKKALAASTMSQIGYMVLAAGLGPAGYTFAIMLLLAHGFFKAGLFLGAGSVMHGMNDEVDMRRYGALRKSMPITFVTFGLGYLAIIGVPPFSGFFAKDKIIEVAFGAGGAAGVVLGIVTLFGAGLTAFYMTRVMLMTFFGTARWAPDAHPHESPSVMTGPMVVLAIGSVGAGALLTLGGSLASWLEPVFGEVEESHTLPAWLVTFMALGVVAIGVLVAYLRYARSPIPTTAPEPVSVATTAARRDLYGDVFNEAALMRPGQKITQAVKVFDDTAVDGATVALGSIIASISTRIRRVQTGFVRTYALTMLLGTAVFLAMMVAVMVW; from the coding sequence ATGTGGCTACTACCGACCCTCCCGTTACTGGGCGCGGCCATCCTGCTGCTGTGCGGGCGCCGCGGTGACCGATGGGGACATATCTTCGGCGCCGCCGTGGCCTCGGCGTCGTTCGTCGTCGCGGTCATCCTCTTCGTGGAGATGCTCGGCCGAACCGCCGGGGACCGCGCCGTGAGCCAGACCTTGTTCCGGTGGATTCCCGTTGCCGACCTGCAGGTCGATTTCGGTCTGCAACTCGATCAGTTGTCGATGTGTTTCGTATTGCTCATCACCGGGGTGGGTTCACTCATCCATATCTACGCGATCGGTTACATGCGCGAAGACCCCGATCGTCGGCGATTCTTCGCATACCTCAATCTCTTCTTGGCCGCGATGCTCTTGCTCGTCCTGGCCGACAACTTCCTCGGCCTGTACGTCGGGTGGGAGGGCGTGGGCCTCGCGTCGTATCTGCTCATCGGATTCTGGCAGTACAAGCCCTCTGCGGCGGCAGCAGCGAAAAAGGCGTTCGTTGTCAATCGCGTCGGTGACATCGGATTGATGATCGCGTTGATGATCATGTTCTCCACATTCGGTGGCGTGTCTTTTTCCGAGGTCCTGACGGGGACAGATGCGGTGAGTGAGTCGACGCTGACCGCACTCGGTTTGGTGCTACTCCTTGCGGCGTGCGGTAAGTCGGCCCAGGTGCCGCTTCAATCCTGGCTGGGCGACGCCATGGAAGGTCCGACCCCGGTGTCGGCACTCATCCACGCGGCCACGATGGTGACAGCAGGTGTGTACCTGATCATTCGGTCGGGGCCGATTTTCACCGCGGCCCCGACAGCTCAGGCCGCGGTCGTCATCGTAGGCGCGGTGACGCTCGTTTTCGGTGCGATCATCGGGTGCGCCAAGGACGACATCAAGAAGGCGTTGGCCGCATCGACGATGAGCCAAATCGGATACATGGTGCTCGCCGCCGGACTCGGCCCGGCCGGATACACCTTCGCGATCATGCTCCTACTCGCACACGGCTTCTTCAAAGCCGGCCTCTTCCTCGGTGCCGGGTCCGTCATGCACGGCATGAACGACGAGGTCGACATGCGCCGATACGGGGCGCTGCGGAAGTCGATGCCGATCACCTTCGTGACATTCGGCCTCGGCTACCTCGCCATCATCGGTGTTCCACCTTTCTCCGGCTTCTTCGCCAAGGACAAGATCATCGAGGTCGCCTTCGGTGCCGGTGGCGCGGCCGGCGTCGTGCTCGGCATCGTCACCCTGTTCGGAGCCGGTCTGACGGCGTTCTACATGACGCGGGTGATGCTGATGACCTTCTTCGGTACTGCGCGGTGGGCCCCCGATGCACACCCGCACGAGTCGCCTTCGGTGATGACCGGCCCGATGGTCGTACTCGCGATCGGGTCGGTCGGCGCGGGGGCACTGTTGACCCTTGGAGGATCTTTGGCGTCATGGTTGGAGCCCGTCTTCGGCGAAGTCGAAGAGTCACACACACTTCCGGCCTGGCTGGTGACGTTCATGGCGCTTGGTGTCGTCGCGATCGGAGTACTCGTGGCGTACCTCCGCTATGCACGATCGCCGATACCGACCACGGCACCTGAACCGGTCTCGGTGGCGACGACGGCGGCGCGACGGGATCTGTACGGCGACGTCTTCAACGAGGCCGCTCTGATGCGTCCCGGCCAGAAGATCACTCAGGCCGTGAAGGTATTCGACGACACCGCAGTCGACGGCGCCACGGTCGCTCTCGGCTCGATCATCGCATCGATATCGACCCGAATCCGTCGCGTGCAAACCGGATTCGTACGTACCTACGCACTGACGATGTTGCTCGGCACGGCTGTGTTTCTCGCAATGATGGTGGCGGTGATGGTGTGGTGA
- a CDS encoding NADH-quinone oxidoreductase subunit M, whose protein sequence is MNSFPWLTTLWVLPIIGAAAALAMPKARPGWAKVVALVTSLLTLVVAIVVAVRFEPGGERYQFIESHSWIEAFGARYELGVDGIAVVLILLTAVLLPLLLVAGWSDPRIGRSAHLYVALILTVESMVLMSFSALDILLFYVFFEAMLIPMYFLIGGFGGKHRASAAVKFLLYNLLGGLVMLAAVVGLYVGTGTFGFREIATSAATGDLGVSPGVLNALFLGFMFAFAVKAPLWPFHSWLPGAAVESTPATAVLMMAVVDKVGTFGMLRYCLQLFPDASKYFAPLVVTLAVIGIVYGAILAIASTDVMRLIAYTSISHFGFIILGIFAMTSQGQTGSTLYMVNHGISTAALFLVAGFLVSRRGTRAIDSYGGIQKVAPVLAGTFLIAGLATLSLPGLAPFVSEFLVLIGTFTRYQVAAVVATSALVLSAVYILWLYQRVMTGPLERKNADVHDLVPRELAVMVPLITLLIVLGLYPKPILDIITPAVATTVISVESDDLTADGQAGIR, encoded by the coding sequence GTGAATTCCTTTCCTTGGTTGACGACATTGTGGGTGTTGCCGATCATCGGTGCGGCAGCCGCGCTTGCCATGCCGAAAGCACGGCCAGGGTGGGCCAAAGTGGTCGCGCTCGTTACGTCGCTGCTCACACTCGTCGTGGCCATAGTCGTGGCGGTTCGGTTCGAGCCTGGAGGTGAGCGGTACCAATTCATCGAATCCCATTCGTGGATCGAAGCATTCGGTGCCCGCTATGAGCTGGGGGTCGACGGCATTGCCGTGGTGCTGATCCTCCTGACCGCGGTTCTGCTACCACTGCTTCTTGTCGCCGGATGGAGCGACCCACGGATCGGACGGTCGGCCCACCTTTACGTCGCACTGATTCTCACTGTCGAATCGATGGTGTTGATGTCGTTCAGTGCCCTCGACATATTGCTGTTCTACGTCTTTTTCGAGGCGATGCTCATTCCGATGTACTTCCTCATCGGTGGGTTCGGCGGCAAGCACCGTGCATCTGCAGCAGTGAAGTTCCTGTTGTACAACCTCCTGGGTGGGCTCGTCATGCTCGCAGCCGTCGTCGGGTTGTACGTCGGCACAGGCACATTCGGTTTTCGGGAAATAGCTACTTCTGCGGCAACCGGCGATCTCGGAGTATCTCCTGGAGTGCTCAATGCACTGTTCCTCGGTTTCATGTTCGCCTTTGCTGTGAAGGCCCCTCTGTGGCCGTTCCATTCGTGGCTTCCGGGAGCCGCGGTCGAATCGACCCCCGCAACGGCGGTGTTGATGATGGCCGTAGTGGACAAAGTCGGAACATTCGGCATGCTCCGATACTGCCTACAGCTCTTTCCCGACGCGTCGAAGTATTTCGCACCGCTCGTCGTGACACTGGCAGTGATCGGAATCGTGTACGGCGCAATTCTTGCCATCGCTTCGACGGATGTGATGCGGTTGATCGCCTACACGTCGATCTCGCACTTCGGCTTCATCATCCTCGGGATCTTCGCTATGACCAGTCAGGGCCAGACCGGTTCGACGCTCTACATGGTCAATCACGGAATCTCCACTGCCGCATTGTTCCTCGTCGCCGGGTTTCTGGTGTCGCGCCGCGGCACTCGCGCGATCGACAGCTACGGCGGAATCCAGAAGGTCGCTCCCGTCCTCGCCGGCACCTTCCTCATTGCTGGTCTGGCGACTCTCTCGCTCCCCGGGTTAGCGCCCTTCGTCAGTGAATTCCTGGTGCTGATCGGAACGTTCACCCGCTACCAGGTTGCCGCAGTCGTCGCGACATCAGCGCTCGTTCTGTCGGCCGTCTACATCCTGTGGCTCTATCAACGGGTCATGACCGGTCCACTGGAAAGAAAGAACGCCGATGTGCACGACCTCGTTCCACGTGAGCTGGCCGTGATGGTGCCTTTGATAACGCTTCTGATCGTGCTGGGGCTGTACCCGAAACCGATCCTCGACATAATCACGCCCGCGGTAGCGACGACGGTGATCTCGGTCGAGTCCGACGACCTCACCGCTGACGGACAGGCAGGAATCAGATGA
- a CDS encoding polyprenol monophosphomannose synthase: protein MTYPSVAPKTTVVVPTYNERENLPKLVGLLSDLGVENLHVLVVDDNSPDGTGKVADELAENGPLPLTVLHRTEKNGLGRAYVAGMSMALDDGADIVIQMDADLSHPTEVIPTMIETLTTTDAAVVLGSRYVPGGEVASDWPWHRKALSAWANFYVNTILRLKVKDATAGFKAWHAKTLRAIDVSSVESNGYAFQVEMNYRTVRRGLKIAEVPIKFEERSDGESKMSLAVQLESALVPWKLLAGRARR, encoded by the coding sequence GTGACTTATCCAAGCGTCGCCCCGAAGACAACCGTTGTCGTACCCACGTACAACGAGCGCGAGAACCTTCCCAAGCTGGTGGGGTTGCTCTCGGATCTGGGCGTAGAGAATCTGCACGTTCTCGTCGTGGACGACAATTCACCTGACGGGACCGGCAAGGTTGCCGACGAACTCGCCGAGAACGGCCCGCTCCCCCTCACCGTTCTTCATCGCACCGAGAAGAACGGGCTCGGTCGCGCCTACGTGGCCGGTATGTCCATGGCGTTGGATGACGGGGCCGACATCGTCATACAGATGGATGCCGATCTTTCCCACCCGACCGAAGTGATACCGACGATGATCGAGACACTGACCACCACCGACGCTGCGGTCGTCCTTGGGTCGCGATACGTGCCGGGCGGTGAGGTGGCGAGCGACTGGCCCTGGCACCGGAAGGCTCTTTCGGCTTGGGCGAACTTCTACGTCAACACGATTCTGCGCTTGAAGGTCAAGGACGCAACGGCCGGCTTCAAGGCCTGGCATGCAAAGACTCTTCGGGCTATCGACGTCTCATCGGTCGAAAGCAACGGCTATGCCTTCCAGGTGGAAATGAACTATCGCACCGTTAGACGCGGACTGAAGATCGCCGAGGTGCCGATCAAGTTCGAAGAGCGTAGCGACGGCGAATCGAAGATGAGCCTGGCTGTACAACTCGAATCGGCACTGGTTCCGTGGAAGCTACTAGCCGGCCGGGCACGCCGCTGA
- a CDS encoding endonuclease/exonuclease/phosphatase family protein yields MRTTVTRLVAGVCLSISVLGLLAYFSRVDNRYVVALASFTPFLLSASVIGTVVAAFGRRWILFAASATALATGVGLFAPLYVPGSTAAASKDSTGPTLRIMQSNLMLGLADPDQIVREVIDRDIDILTVQELTSSALSGLDAAGLEDLLPYKFTRPTPEGGGGAGIYSRFPLANERELPTFLLWNLSTDIDVGTGPPIRVYSVHPVPPYPSPTPVWASEMELLKQEVTASAELPRVIVSGDFNSTWSHSRFRDIVDVGYTDAAESTGGGVIPTYPTDKAYPALVGIDHILSRGMQATSLERITVDGTDHHGIVAELKTTGQP; encoded by the coding sequence ATGCGGACAACAGTTACGAGATTGGTAGCGGGTGTCTGCCTGTCGATCTCGGTGTTGGGGTTGCTTGCCTACTTTTCCCGGGTCGACAACCGATATGTCGTGGCCCTCGCATCGTTCACACCGTTCCTTCTCTCTGCGTCGGTGATCGGCACTGTTGTGGCCGCATTCGGACGACGATGGATCCTCTTCGCAGCTTCGGCGACTGCTCTCGCGACGGGGGTCGGGCTTTTCGCTCCCTTGTACGTCCCCGGCTCGACCGCCGCAGCATCGAAGGATTCCACCGGGCCGACTCTGCGAATCATGCAGTCGAACCTCATGCTGGGGCTGGCTGATCCCGATCAGATCGTCCGCGAGGTCATCGATCGTGACATCGACATCCTTACCGTCCAAGAACTCACGAGCAGCGCCCTGAGTGGTCTCGACGCCGCGGGTCTGGAGGATCTGCTGCCCTACAAGTTCACCCGTCCTACCCCTGAAGGTGGAGGCGGCGCCGGCATCTACAGCCGCTTCCCGCTTGCTAACGAACGAGAGCTACCTACGTTTCTACTGTGGAACCTGTCCACCGACATCGACGTCGGCACCGGCCCGCCCATCCGGGTGTACTCGGTGCACCCCGTACCGCCCTACCCGTCCCCCACGCCGGTATGGGCCTCGGAAATGGAACTGCTGAAGCAAGAGGTGACGGCATCCGCGGAGCTACCTCGAGTGATAGTGAGCGGCGACTTCAACTCGACCTGGTCGCACAGCAGGTTTCGAGACATCGTGGATGTGGGCTACACCGACGCAGCAGAAAGCACCGGCGGCGGTGTGATCCCTACGTATCCCACAGACAAGGCCTACCCAGCACTTGTCGGAATCGATCACATCCTCAGCCGCGGCATGCAGGCGACATCTCTCGAACGGATCACTGTCGATGGCACCGACCATCACGGAATCGTCGCCGAACTGAAAACGACCGGTCAGCCCTGA